Below is a window of Chitinivorax tropicus DNA.
TGCAGGTAATCAACGGTTGCCATCGTGACAAGCGACTTGCCTACGCCGCCCTTGCTGCCGCCGATCAGGTAAATGCTCTTTGCCATGCTGCTAACTCCTTAAATGTCGTCGCTGTCAGGTTTCGGGGTGAATGTCGCCTTGGATGCATCCGCAGGCTTCTTGTCGGCGGGGCGGGGCGGGGGTGTGTCTCCCGGTGCTTGCACCGGGGCTTTTTTCGCTGGCTTTGCCCTCTGCAAGTAGCTCTTGAGTGTCGGCGTTGCGATGCTCAAGCCTTCACCGCGTAGCGTTTCCGAAATCTGGTCAAGCGTGTATCCACGCTTTTGCAAAGCGGCGATCTCTTTGGAGAGAACGCGCACGGCCTCTTGCTTGCTGTGTTCCTGCTTCTTTTTCTCGACTGGTG
It encodes the following:
- a CDS encoding protein mobC, which encodes MKYTTEQLEAIASKLRDMPPVEKKKQEHSKQEAVRVLSKEIAALQKRGYTLDQISETLRGEGLSIATPTLKSYLQRAKPAKKAPVQAPGDTPPPRPADKKPADASKATFTPKPDSDDI